One window of Natrinema sp. SYSU A 869 genomic DNA carries:
- a CDS encoding glycoside hydrolase family 88 protein, whose product MSRTPTTLEAATADHGLPDRYTERSTVDRAELNEALSAAINRIDDSLEEFYDRFPSPSSQGLTYTATDNIDGWTASFWTGLCWLAYEVTGERRFRDAAETQLETFQRRLANGDVGTHDLGFLYTLSAVAGHRLIGNERYRSMALSAADLLVDRFLEAPGLIQAWGDHEATDDSWELGRMIVDTMMNLPLLFWASEETGESRYAAIAETHARTNAQHIVRPDGSTYHTFKCDVESGTPIGGETAQGYDADSCWSRGQTWAIYGYAIAADYADEGAYAQLSAKLANYYLSHLEDDSVPRWDFDAPAERDIRDTSAAAIAACGLDELARQLPLADDRVRGYRNAACTTLGSLAENYSTAGLDSNGLLTDGAYDTSDGDYDECCIWGDYFYVEGLVRATEHWSRYW is encoded by the coding sequence ATGTCACGCACGCCGACCACGCTGGAAGCAGCGACTGCGGATCACGGGCTTCCGGATCGCTACACTGAACGGTCGACAGTCGACCGAGCGGAGTTGAATGAGGCGTTGTCGGCCGCTATCAATCGTATCGACGATTCCCTCGAGGAGTTCTACGATCGGTTTCCGAGCCCCTCGAGCCAGGGACTCACCTACACGGCGACGGACAACATAGACGGGTGGACCGCATCCTTCTGGACGGGGTTGTGCTGGCTCGCGTACGAGGTCACCGGGGAACGACGCTTTCGGGATGCCGCCGAGACCCAGCTAGAAACGTTCCAGCGGCGGTTAGCAAACGGCGATGTCGGCACCCACGACCTCGGCTTTCTCTATACGCTGTCAGCGGTCGCCGGTCACCGCCTCATCGGAAACGAACGGTACCGATCGATGGCGCTCTCAGCCGCGGATCTCCTCGTCGATCGGTTTCTGGAAGCGCCCGGGCTCATTCAGGCTTGGGGCGACCACGAGGCTACCGACGACTCTTGGGAACTGGGTCGAATGATCGTCGACACCATGATGAATCTCCCGCTGTTGTTCTGGGCGAGCGAGGAAACGGGAGAGTCGCGGTACGCCGCGATTGCGGAGACGCACGCTCGGACGAACGCCCAGCACATCGTCCGGCCCGATGGGTCGACCTACCACACGTTCAAGTGTGACGTCGAGAGCGGGACGCCGATCGGCGGTGAAACGGCCCAGGGGTACGACGCGGACTCCTGTTGGTCGCGGGGACAGACCTGGGCGATATACGGGTACGCGATCGCGGCCGATTACGCCGACGAGGGAGCGTACGCACAGCTCTCGGCAAAGCTCGCTAATTACTATCTCTCGCACCTCGAGGACGACAGCGTCCCCCGGTGGGACTTCGACGCGCCAGCCGAGCGAGATATCCGCGATACCTCGGCCGCTGCGATCGCAGCCTGCGGCCTCGATGAACTCGCCCGACAACTGCCGCTCGCGGACGACCGCGTTCGCGGCTACCGGAACGCTGCCTGCACGACACTCGGTAGTCTCGCGGAGAACTATTCGACGGCGGGGCTGGATTCGAACGGGCTGCTCACAGATGGGGCCTACGACACGTCGGACGGCGACTACGATGAGTGTTGCATCTGGGGCGATTACTTCTACGTCGAGGGGCTCGTCCGAGCGACCGAGCACTGGTCCCGATACTGGTGA
- a CDS encoding universal stress protein: MDNALVVIDDTDTHRTLLEEAGKLSHDTGAKLTVLAWITPDQVDETAASLEVIEQVEGTSYGEPDSNSAAQQFAQQFADDVFESVDDSIDFTPEGIVVEDDERADEIIAAAERLECDHIFIVGRRRSPTGKALFGDVAQRILLNFDGTVTLKMD; encoded by the coding sequence ATGGACAACGCACTTGTTGTCATTGACGACACTGATACGCATCGGACGTTGCTCGAGGAAGCCGGGAAGCTATCCCACGATACCGGCGCAAAACTGACCGTGCTCGCGTGGATAACGCCGGACCAGGTTGACGAGACGGCGGCGAGCCTAGAAGTGATCGAACAGGTCGAGGGAACGTCGTACGGCGAACCCGATTCGAACTCTGCAGCACAGCAGTTCGCACAACAGTTTGCGGATGACGTCTTCGAGTCGGTCGACGATTCGATCGACTTCACTCCCGAGGGAATCGTCGTCGAGGACGACGAACGCGCCGACGAGATTATTGCCGCTGCGGAGCGCCTCGAGTGTGACCACATCTTCATCGTCGGCCGACGGCGGTCGCCGACCGGGAAGGCGCTGTTCGGCGACGTCGCTCAGCGCATCCTGCTCAACTTCGACGGCACCGTGACGCTCAAAATGGACTGA
- a CDS encoding TIM barrel protein, producing MVYDDEPFHERISRAAEAGADAVEFWDWREKDLERIESAAADAEIPIIGCVAGGTLTDSDAADAAVETIRESIETAADLGIPSLIATTGPDQEGVDRATQHDAIVDVLSRVAPDAEAANVTIVLEPLNTAVDHPDYYLETSEEGYEIIDEVDSPNVRLLYDVYHQQITEGDVIRNITANIDRIGHVHVAAVPGRHEPGTGELDYESIFAAIDETDYNGYVGCEFSPIGDADEAMATVLNWR from the coding sequence ATGGTATACGACGACGAGCCGTTTCACGAGCGGATCTCGCGGGCCGCTGAGGCCGGGGCCGACGCGGTCGAATTTTGGGACTGGCGCGAGAAGGATCTCGAGCGGATCGAGAGCGCCGCGGCGGATGCAGAGATCCCGATTATCGGCTGCGTCGCGGGTGGTACGCTTACCGATTCCGACGCGGCTGACGCCGCCGTCGAGACCATCCGTGAGTCGATCGAAACGGCGGCCGACCTCGGTATTCCATCGCTCATCGCGACAACCGGTCCGGATCAGGAGGGGGTGGATCGGGCGACCCAGCACGACGCCATCGTCGATGTCCTTTCGCGGGTCGCGCCCGACGCCGAAGCAGCGAACGTGACGATCGTTTTGGAGCCGCTGAATACGGCGGTCGATCACCCCGATTACTACCTCGAGACGTCCGAGGAGGGGTACGAGATTATCGACGAGGTCGATTCGCCGAACGTCCGGTTGCTGTACGACGTCTATCACCAGCAAATCACTGAGGGCGACGTCATCCGAAACATTACGGCGAATATCGACCGTATCGGCCACGTCCACGTGGCTGCCGTTCCCGGACGACACGAGCCCGGTACCGGTGAACTCGACTACGAGAGCATCTTCGCGGCGATCGATGAGACGGACTACAACGGCTACGTCGGCTGCGAGTTCTCGCCGATCGGCGATGCCGACGAGGCGATGGCCACAGTGTTGAACTGGCGTTGA
- a CDS encoding alpha-glucuronidase family glycosyl hydrolase → MITDRPSDGGVPIVYKDAVAEVYVDEGDHEVAKIAATNLGDDIERVTGCRPAVTGSLDDLASSAVIVGTIGRSEGVERCLQASDVDVATLTDERESFVIETIEEPLPGLESCVLIAGSDRRGTAYGAYELSKRIGVSPWYWWADVPPERRNAVVVESGTYRFGPPR, encoded by the coding sequence ATGATAACCGACAGACCGTCAGACGGCGGCGTCCCGATCGTATACAAGGATGCAGTCGCTGAGGTCTACGTCGATGAGGGCGATCATGAGGTCGCAAAGATTGCAGCGACCAACCTCGGTGACGACATCGAGCGCGTCACCGGATGCCGCCCCGCGGTCACCGGGTCACTCGACGATCTCGCTTCGTCCGCCGTGATCGTCGGGACAATTGGTCGCTCCGAGGGCGTCGAGAGGTGCCTCCAAGCGAGCGACGTCGACGTCGCGACGCTGACGGACGAACGGGAGAGTTTCGTCATCGAGACGATTGAAGAACCGCTTCCCGGCCTCGAGTCGTGCGTGCTGATCGCCGGGAGTGATCGCCGCGGGACGGCCTACGGCGCGTACGAACTGTCGAAGCGGATCGGCGTTTCGCCGTGGTACTGGTGGGCTGATGTGCCACCCGAGAGGCGCAACGCAGTCGTCGTCGAGTCGGGAACGTACAGGTTCGGTCCCCCTCGGTGA
- a CDS encoding glycosyl hydrolase 115 family protein produces the protein MTYRGIFLNDEDFGLRPWAAETFAPEEADDRPGIGPTTYARIFELLLRLKANTVWPAMHPDTKAFYRYPENSAVADEYAIIVGTSHCEPMHRNNVDEWDDSRGEWNYATNREQILTYWRSRVEAVADGENVFTLGMRGIHDSGMPGEETRAETVELLQQVIDDQRRVLDEVHDRPVEEIPQVFCPYKEVLDVYRGGLDVPEDVCLMWPDDNHGYVRELPLDAERKREGGSGVYYHLSYWGRPHDYLWLSSVPPGLIRSELTKAYDAGARDYWVVNVGDIKPTEAELEFALDLAWDVEATRSVSSDEWLRDWAAREFGETHADDIAGILAEYYRLSLARKPEHMGWSTVYPDTHPDEPAFSFVHKGDEARRRVEAFERLVERAESVNEDLPPERRPSFYQLVLYQVRCAAAMSKKYLHAARSRLYAGQGRTSANHYAELAKRAHRCIEAETRYYNEDLCDGKWEGMLSHRPRDLPVFDAPATASLTPREGAALGVAVEGRRTPVRGDESTPPSLPTFDPGVDPDRFVDVFARGDKPVEWSATPSDEWIDVDATEGVVEDELRLWVGVDWDAIPTQRATGDVTIEGAGVEKTVRVETASPRSEPHGDFVETNGAVAIEAERYSRTHDGDPGVWTRCDVPGRVSGTTVAVEPSTFSSHDPGSDAAPLLEYDIELSTTGSVDIEVQCIPTQALNEQRDLRYAVSVDSGERAVVSTDPDGGEHDPQWQVNVLRGATIETTTHEIETRGTHTLQLRALDPGLVVDRIVVYADRDRETYLGPRESALER, from the coding sequence GTGACCTATCGGGGGATCTTTCTCAACGACGAGGACTTCGGGTTGCGGCCATGGGCGGCGGAGACGTTCGCTCCAGAGGAGGCCGACGATCGGCCCGGGATCGGGCCGACAACGTACGCCCGGATTTTCGAACTGCTGTTGCGTCTCAAGGCGAACACCGTCTGGCCGGCGATGCATCCCGATACGAAGGCGTTCTATCGGTATCCCGAGAATTCAGCCGTTGCCGACGAGTACGCGATCATCGTGGGGACGTCGCACTGCGAACCGATGCACAGGAACAACGTCGATGAGTGGGACGACTCCCGCGGCGAGTGGAACTACGCGACCAACCGCGAGCAGATACTGACGTACTGGCGATCGCGTGTCGAAGCCGTCGCGGACGGCGAGAACGTCTTTACCTTGGGGATGCGCGGCATCCATGACTCCGGAATGCCCGGCGAGGAAACTCGAGCGGAGACGGTCGAGTTGCTCCAGCAGGTGATCGACGATCAGCGGCGAGTGCTGGACGAAGTCCACGACCGGCCAGTCGAGGAGATCCCGCAAGTGTTCTGCCCGTACAAGGAAGTCCTCGACGTGTATCGCGGGGGACTTGACGTTCCTGAGGACGTCTGCCTGATGTGGCCGGACGACAACCACGGCTACGTCCGGGAACTACCGCTCGACGCCGAGCGCAAGCGCGAGGGCGGCTCGGGGGTGTACTATCACCTCTCCTACTGGGGCCGTCCTCACGATTATCTCTGGTTGTCCAGCGTGCCTCCGGGCCTCATTCGATCCGAACTGACGAAAGCGTACGACGCCGGCGCTCGCGACTACTGGGTCGTGAACGTCGGCGATATCAAACCGACCGAGGCGGAGTTGGAGTTCGCTCTCGATCTCGCGTGGGACGTCGAGGCAACCCGATCCGTCTCGAGCGACGAGTGGCTGCGGGACTGGGCCGCCCGCGAGTTCGGCGAGACCCATGCCGACGATATCGCCGGGATTCTCGCCGAGTATTATCGGCTGTCGCTAGCCCGAAAGCCCGAACACATGGGCTGGTCGACAGTGTATCCGGACACGCATCCGGACGAGCCGGCGTTCAGTTTCGTCCACAAGGGTGACGAAGCGCGCCGGCGAGTCGAAGCGTTCGAACGCCTCGTCGAGCGGGCGGAGTCGGTCAATGAGGACCTCCCCCCGGAGCGACGGCCGAGTTTCTATCAGCTGGTGCTGTACCAGGTGCGTTGCGCTGCAGCGATGTCGAAAAAGTACCTCCATGCGGCCCGAAGCCGACTGTACGCTGGACAGGGCCGCACGAGCGCAAATCACTATGCCGAACTGGCCAAGCGCGCTCACCGGTGTATCGAAGCCGAGACGCGGTACTACAACGAGGACCTGTGCGACGGCAAGTGGGAGGGAATGCTATCACACCGACCTCGAGACCTGCCGGTATTCGACGCGCCCGCCACGGCGAGTCTCACGCCACGAGAGGGCGCTGCGCTCGGCGTCGCTGTGGAGGGCCGTCGGACGCCGGTCCGCGGGGACGAGAGCACGCCGCCGTCGTTGCCGACGTTCGATCCGGGGGTCGATCCGGACCGCTTCGTCGACGTGTTCGCTCGCGGCGACAAGCCCGTCGAGTGGTCCGCGACGCCCAGTGACGAGTGGATCGACGTCGACGCCACCGAGGGAGTCGTCGAAGACGAACTCCGATTGTGGGTCGGAGTCGACTGGGACGCAATCCCGACTCAGCGGGCGACCGGCGACGTGACGATCGAGGGGGCGGGTGTTGAAAAAACCGTTCGCGTCGAAACGGCGTCTCCGCGGAGCGAACCGCACGGTGACTTCGTCGAGACGAACGGAGCCGTCGCCATCGAGGCGGAGCGATACAGCAGAACCCACGACGGCGACCCGGGTGTCTGGACCCGGTGTGACGTCCCGGGACGCGTTTCGGGGACGACCGTCGCCGTGGAGCCATCGACGTTCTCGAGCCACGATCCAGGGAGCGACGCCGCCCCGCTGTTGGAGTATGACATCGAGCTGTCCACGACCGGCTCCGTCGACATCGAGGTACAGTGCATTCCGACGCAGGCACTCAACGAACAGCGGGATCTGCGGTACGCTGTCTCCGTAGACAGCGGCGAGAGAGCCGTCGTCTCGACTGATCCCGATGGCGGAGAGCACGATCCCCAGTGGCAAGTGAACGTCCTCCGCGGAGCCACAATAGAGACGACGACACACGAGATTGAGACGAGGGGGACGCACACGCTGCAACTCCGAGCGTTGGATCCCGGTCTTGTTGTGGACCGAATCGTCGTCTACGCCGACCGCGACCGTGAGACGTACCTCGGTCCGCGAGAGTCCGCCCTCGAACGGTGA
- the kdgK1 gene encoding bifunctional 2-dehydro-3-deoxygluconokinase/2-dehydro-3-deoxygalactonokinase: MGDITTFGETMLRFSPEHGERLETADSLEFRTAGAESNVAIAASRLGADTTWISKLPETPLGRRVTTDIRGHGVTPAIAWSDEGRQGTYYIEQGREPRGTNVIYDRQDAAITTTDPDDVPIDTIRSSDVFFTTGITPALSETLYQTTAELLRVDTTTAFDLNYRGKLWSQSTAKSAYEELLPLVDLLFVPERDARSILDVDGSAAAIADDLRTRFDSETVVVTRGADGAVASTAHGLVRQSAFDTETVDPIGTGDAFVGAFLSRYVRNESVTGALKWGAAAAALKRTIKGDLAVISEPEVEAVIADGESSINR, translated from the coding sequence ATGGGTGATATTACGACGTTCGGTGAGACGATGCTTCGGTTTTCACCGGAACACGGAGAACGATTGGAAACGGCGGACTCGCTCGAGTTCCGGACGGCCGGTGCCGAGAGCAACGTCGCGATCGCGGCGAGTCGGCTCGGTGCTGATACGACGTGGATCTCGAAACTTCCGGAGACACCGCTTGGTCGGCGCGTTACGACAGATATTCGGGGACACGGGGTCACGCCAGCGATCGCTTGGAGTGATGAGGGCAGACAGGGGACGTACTATATCGAGCAGGGCAGGGAGCCACGTGGCACGAACGTCATTTACGACCGACAAGATGCGGCGATAACGACGACGGATCCCGATGATGTTCCGATCGACACGATTCGATCGTCGGATGTGTTCTTTACTACAGGCATCACACCGGCGCTTTCCGAAACGCTGTATCAAACGACCGCCGAACTCCTGCGCGTCGATACTACGACCGCCTTCGATCTTAATTATCGGGGCAAACTCTGGTCGCAATCGACGGCGAAGTCGGCATACGAGGAACTTCTCCCGCTGGTCGATTTGCTGTTCGTCCCCGAACGCGACGCGCGGTCGATACTCGACGTCGATGGGTCGGCTGCAGCCATCGCCGATGATCTCCGCACGCGGTTCGATTCCGAGACGGTCGTCGTGACACGGGGGGCAGACGGCGCAGTCGCGAGTACCGCACATGGACTCGTTCGGCAATCCGCCTTCGATACCGAGACGGTCGACCCGATCGGGACCGGCGACGCGTTCGTCGGCGCGTTCCTCTCGCGGTACGTCCGCAACGAATCCGTAACGGGCGCACTGAAGTGGGGAGCGGCGGCGGCAGCGTTGAAGCGAACCATCAAGGGAGATCTGGCAGTGATCTCCGAGCCCGAGGTCGAAGCGGTCATCGCTGACGGGGAGTCGAGTATCAATAGGTAG
- a CDS encoding ABC transporter ATP-binding protein produces the protein MPSSEPMLSMDGVSVEFTDGGGVLDIFGESETVRAVNDVSLELGEQETLTLIGESGCGKSTLGKTAIGAQKPTSGTVSYRGQDIWEARNGAGDASIPFDEIRHSLQIIHQDPGSALNPNQRILTSLMLPLKKWYPDLGRDEREERIHTLFERVGMSPPGDYLNRYPHQLSGGETQRAVLVRALLLDPDLILADEAISALDVSLRVEMMDLMLELQDLFQTSYLFISHDLSNARYIAEKSGGRIAVMYLGEIVEIGTVEEIVENPQHPYTKALQWATANLYEDEDDEEFPLRKIDVPDPTDLPSGCHFHPRCPNAREVCKRQHPGRIHANGNEENYARCFRADETHEYWNSPEITDEPPVDSP, from the coding sequence ATGCCGTCGTCCGAACCGATGCTCTCGATGGACGGCGTCTCCGTCGAGTTCACCGACGGTGGAGGGGTGCTCGATATCTTCGGCGAGTCCGAGACGGTCAGAGCGGTCAACGACGTGTCCCTCGAGCTCGGCGAACAGGAGACGCTCACACTCATCGGGGAGAGCGGCTGCGGGAAATCGACGCTCGGGAAGACGGCGATCGGCGCTCAGAAGCCGACCAGCGGGACGGTCAGCTACCGCGGGCAGGACATCTGGGAGGCGCGAAACGGGGCCGGCGACGCGTCGATCCCGTTCGACGAAATCCGCCACTCGCTCCAGATTATTCACCAGGATCCGGGGAGTGCGCTCAATCCGAATCAGCGGATCCTCACCTCGTTAATGTTGCCGTTGAAGAAGTGGTACCCTGACCTCGGCCGCGACGAGCGAGAGGAGCGCATCCACACGCTGTTCGAACGGGTCGGAATGTCGCCGCCTGGCGATTATCTCAACCGGTACCCACACCAGTTGAGTGGCGGGGAAACACAGCGTGCGGTCCTCGTTCGGGCGTTGTTATTAGATCCCGATCTGATCCTGGCCGACGAGGCGATCAGCGCGCTCGACGTGTCCCTGCGCGTCGAGATGATGGACCTCATGCTTGAACTGCAGGACCTGTTCCAGACCTCGTACCTGTTCATCTCGCACGATCTCTCGAACGCGCGGTACATCGCCGAAAAGTCCGGCGGACGGATTGCTGTGATGTACCTCGGCGAGATCGTCGAGATCGGAACCGTCGAGGAAATCGTCGAAAATCCACAGCATCCGTACACGAAAGCGCTGCAGTGGGCGACGGCGAACCTCTACGAGGACGAAGACGACGAGGAGTTCCCCCTACGGAAAATAGACGTTCCCGATCCGACGGATCTCCCCTCCGGCTGTCACTTCCACCCGCGCTGTCCGAACGCTCGAGAGGTGTGTAAACGCCAACATCCAGGACGGATCCACGCGAACGGCAATGAAGAAAACTACGCTCGGTGCTTCCGAGCGGACGAGACCCACGAGTACTGGAACAGCCCTGAGATAACGGATGAGCCGCCAGTCGATTCACCGTGA
- a CDS encoding ABC transporter ATP-binding protein, with amino-acid sequence MRNTDTIFEVRDLNVTFQMNRGQSRVVRDADLDVVRNETLGIIGESGSGKSMLASSFLNAVVEPGVSEGDVTFHPEDGDPVSVLELSESELDRFRWEEVAMVFQGAMSSFNPVTKIRTHFRETLQDHNRDISAGMDRARDLLKSVYLDPDRILNSYAHELSGGMKQRALIALSLVLEPDVLVLDEPTAALDLLMQRSIVTLLRELQEEYDLTLVFITHDLPLLTKLADRIAVMYAFNIVEIGTTDDLLYEASHPYTRALLDTTPDLNVPVDEMNIIEGSKPDPVDHIPGCSYHPRCPMADDRCRSEDPPMMEVSDSHESACFYYDEAADAVPISAAPDTRPTTGRSTATDGGDN; translated from the coding sequence ATGCGTAACACAGACACGATCTTCGAGGTCCGAGACCTCAACGTCACGTTTCAGATGAATCGTGGACAGTCGCGTGTCGTTCGCGACGCCGATCTCGACGTCGTCCGCAACGAAACGCTCGGGATCATCGGCGAAAGCGGGAGCGGCAAGTCCATGCTCGCCTCATCGTTTCTCAACGCCGTCGTCGAACCCGGCGTCTCGGAGGGCGACGTCACGTTCCATCCGGAAGATGGCGACCCGGTCTCCGTGCTGGAACTCTCCGAGTCCGAACTGGATCGGTTCCGCTGGGAAGAGGTCGCCATGGTGTTCCAGGGGGCGATGAGTTCGTTCAACCCCGTCACGAAGATTCGAACGCACTTCAGGGAAACCCTGCAGGATCACAACCGCGACATTTCCGCCGGCATGGACCGAGCACGCGACCTCTTGAAGAGCGTGTACCTCGATCCCGACCGAATCCTCAACTCGTACGCACACGAACTCTCGGGCGGCATGAAACAGCGGGCACTCATCGCGCTAAGCCTGGTGCTCGAGCCGGACGTCCTCGTCCTTGACGAGCCGACGGCCGCACTGGACCTGTTGATGCAGCGCTCGATCGTCACGCTCCTTCGCGAACTCCAGGAGGAGTACGATCTGACGCTCGTGTTCATCACGCACGATCTCCCGCTGTTGACCAAGCTCGCCGACCGTATCGCCGTGATGTACGCGTTCAACATCGTCGAGATCGGGACGACGGACGATCTGCTTTACGAGGCCTCGCATCCCTACACGCGTGCGCTCCTCGACACGACGCCGGATCTGAACGTCCCGGTCGACGAGATGAACATCATCGAAGGGAGCAAGCCGGATCCGGTCGACCATATTCCGGGGTGTTCGTACCATCCCCGGTGTCCGATGGCCGATGACCGCTGTCGATCCGAGGACCCACCAATGATGGAGGTGAGTGATAGCCACGAGTCGGCGTGTTTCTACTACGACGAGGCCGCAGACGCGGTTCCGATTAGCGCTGCGCCCGATACCCGCCCGACGACCGGTCGAAGTACCGCGACTGACGGAGGCGATAACTGA
- a CDS encoding ABC transporter permease: MSSEQPDDTEGLETLFDADVDREPTPRSQRLRRQFDLYVAAPSRVAMTDWRAAIGTAIVTIFFLMGTVGVWLVDRPTSGDAPVLEPPFQNFDYILGTDTFGQPIGAQLIHATPDMFRMVFAGAVVSVGFAALVGIVSGFHRGSKIDTILMSITDIIITIPGLPLVIVLIAIFQPKNPYVIGVLLGLDNWPGLARTVRSQVLSIREESYVEASQIMGISTGTILRRDVLAQLMPYVTVNSALASRRIIFESVGLYFLGILPFTTFNWGVMMNIAYEGNALSRPDMYHFLAFPLLTIFLMSFGLVLFSQGMDSVFNVRLRARHSSTIDDDGGSEA, from the coding sequence ATGAGTAGTGAACAACCAGACGATACAGAGGGACTTGAAACGCTCTTCGATGCGGATGTCGACCGAGAGCCGACACCGAGGTCACAGCGACTCAGACGTCAGTTCGACCTGTACGTCGCCGCCCCCTCCCGGGTAGCCATGACCGACTGGCGAGCCGCCATCGGAACGGCAATTGTTACCATATTTTTCCTGATGGGGACCGTCGGTGTCTGGCTTGTCGACCGACCGACGAGCGGCGACGCCCCCGTTCTCGAACCACCGTTCCAGAACTTCGATTACATTCTCGGGACGGACACCTTCGGACAGCCGATCGGGGCACAACTCATCCACGCGACGCCGGATATGTTCCGAATGGTGTTCGCCGGAGCGGTCGTGAGCGTCGGATTCGCGGCGTTGGTCGGCATCGTTTCGGGGTTCCACCGGGGTTCGAAGATCGACACGATACTGATGTCGATCACCGATATCATTATCACGATCCCCGGACTCCCGCTGGTCATCGTCCTCATCGCGATCTTCCAGCCGAAGAATCCGTACGTCATCGGCGTCTTGCTCGGACTTGACAACTGGCCCGGTCTGGCGAGGACCGTGCGTTCGCAGGTGCTCAGTATCCGAGAGGAGTCATACGTAGAGGCGTCACAGATCATGGGCATCTCGACGGGGACGATCCTCCGTCGAGACGTACTCGCCCAGCTCATGCCCTACGTAACGGTGAACTCGGCGCTGGCGTCTCGACGCATCATCTTCGAGTCCGTCGGGCTGTACTTCCTGGGCATCCTTCCGTTCACGACGTTCAACTGGGGCGTTATGATGAACATCGCCTACGAGGGGAACGCATTGAGCCGGCCGGACATGTACCACTTCCTCGCGTTCCCGTTACTGACAATCTTCCTGATGTCGTTCGGACTCGTGTTGTTCTCGCAGGGAATGGACAGCGTGTTCAACGTCCGGCTCAGGGCGCGCCACTCGTCGACAATCGATGACGACGGAGGGTCCGAAGCATGA